The Pochonia chlamydosporia 170 chromosome 1, whole genome shotgun sequence genome window below encodes:
- a CDS encoding alpha-ketoglutarate-dependent sulfonate dioxygenase (similar to Verticillium alfalfae VaMs.102 XP_003000766.1): MAPSAVSTTVTEETKPRSTYKLNLGQYKEIDPCEVDRDIETGKSGGNGAKYPHYLPTWNREQKWGPLEPFEHYEHGKDADTSYPNLFPEGSKLTQLTPTIGSEVSGVQLSSLSDAGKDELAHFVAKRKVVAFRNQDFADLSIPDALKYGSYFGRHHIHPTSGAPEGYPEVHLVHRGEGDKGAAQFFQARTSSVAWHSDVSYEKQPPGTTFLYILNKPDTGGDTLFVDAVQAYNRLSPLFQERLHGLRATHSGIEQVNAAAARNSIKRREPVVNDHPLVRTHPATGEKALYVNPQFTREIIGMKKEESDSILKFLYDHLAYGADFQARVKWEEGTVVIWDNRVTQHTALVDWEDGQRRHLARITPQAEAPYETPFEARK, encoded by the exons ATGGCACCTTCAGCAGTTTCCACTACAGTCACCGAAGAGACCAAGCCTCGGTCCACCTACAAGCTCAACCTAGGACAGTACAAAGAAATTGATCCTTGTGAGGTCGATCGCGACATCGAGACGGGTAAAAGTGGCGGCAACGGTGCCAAG TACCCTCACTATCTTCCCACCTGGAACCGTGAACAGAAATGGGGCCCCTTGGAACCATTTGAGCACTACGAGCATGGCAAGGATGCCGACACATCGTATCCAAACCTATTCCCAGAGGGCTCCAAACTTACACAACTCACTCCCACAATCGGCTCAGAAGTCTCTGGTGTCCAGCTGTCCTCCCTGAGCGACGCCGGGAAGGATGAGCTGGCTCATTTCGTTGCCAAGCGCAAGGTTGTTGCCTTCAGAAACCAAGACTTTGCAGATCTCTCCATACCAGATGCCTTGAAGTATGGATCATACTTTGGCCGTCATCACATCCACCCTACCTCTGGTGCCCCAGAAGGTTACCCCGAGGTTCATCTGGTGCATCGTGGCGAAGGTGATAAGGGAGCCGCTCAGTTCTTCCAGGCGCGAACCAGCTCAGTTGCATGGCACTCAGATGTCTCATATGAGAAGCAGCCTCCCGGAACCACGTTCCTCTACATCCTCAACAAGCCCGATACCGGCGGTGACACCTTGTTTGTAGACGCTGTTCAGGCTTACAACCGTCTCAGCCCATTGTTCCAGGAGCGTCTCCACGGCCTGAGAGCAACTCATTCAGGCATTGAGCAGGTgaatgctgcagctgccagAAACAGCATCAAGAGACGAGAGCCCGTGGTTAACGACCACCCACTTGTGCGAACTCACCCAGCGACTGGCGAGAAGGCGCTTTACGTCAACCCTCAGT TCACCCGAGAAATTATTGGCATGAAGAAAGAAGAGTCAGATTCCATTCTCAAATTCCTCTACGATCACTTGGCATATGGAGCAGATTTCCAAGCTAGAGTCAAGTGGGAGGAGGGAACCGTCGTCATCTGGGACAACAGAGTTACTCAACACACAGCACTGGTAGATTGGGAAGATGGCCAGCGACGTCATTTGGCGCGCATTACTCCTCAGGCTGAAGCGCCGTATGAGACTCCATTCGAGGCGCGCAAGTAG
- a CDS encoding metal-dependent phosphohydrolase HD sub domain-containing protein (similar to Metarhizium robertsii ARSEF 23 XP_007825778.1): MSKHETEMTLPQDVLAKIPQTEICSSALNLAWKTVSRPIFNHSVRVYLAARWLAEKENSEWAKPENLPLLFVASICHDLGTSDDFNGPQRFELEGADAAEHHCQVHGLSHEDGRKVWTAIAIHTSPGIAERIDPFSRLVRFGVMMDFSLPARQSMGANDLFAEIEVMLPRLDIERVLADAVVNQADQDLLRQRPDNKNWFSTHKFPVASWPGILLRARLQNPDHVGRNLAF, translated from the coding sequence ATGTCAAAGCACGAAACCGAAATGACTTTGCCGCAAGACGTGCTTGCTAAAATACCCCAAACTGAAATCTGCTCCAGTGCCCTGAACCTTGCATGGAAGACGGTTTCACGCCCCATATTCAATCACTCTGTACGCGTGTACCTTGCAGCTCGATGGCTGGCCGAAAAGGAAAATTCGGAGTGGGCAAAACCAGAAAACTTGcctctcctcttcgtcgcATCCATCTGCCATGACTTGGGCACCAGTGATGACTTCAACGGACCCCAGCGATTTGAACTTGAAGGGGCAGATGCGGCAGAGCACCACTGCCAGGTGCACGGCCTCTCGCATGAGGACGGTCGCAAGGTTTGGACTGCTATAGCCATTCACACTAGTCCTGGCATTGCGGAGAGAATTGATCCTTTCTCGCGATTGGTTCGGTTCGGTGTCATGATGGACTTTTCCCTCCCAGCGAGACAATCGATGGGGGCCAATGACTTGTTTGCCGAGATCGAAGTCATGCTGCCGCGATTGGATATTGAACGTGTCTTGGCGGATGCAGTGGTCAATCAAGCTGACCAAGACCTCCTTCGCCAGCGGCCGGATAATAAGAATTGGTTCTCAACACACAAGTTTCCGGTTGCTAGCTGGCCGGGCATTTTGCTTCGAGCACGATTACAGAACCCAGATCATGTGGGGAGGAATCTGGCCTTCTAG
- a CDS encoding 6-phosphogluconate dehydrogenase nad-binding protein (similar to Colletotrichum gloeosporioides Nara gc5 XP_007274147.1), with translation MSSVAFVGIGNMGAALAETLLKTSSHKVTIWNRTADRPQVKAVIEAGATFESNIEAAINSDVVIICVLDYDTIYRALEPIQASTSALSEKVIINLTNGTPRQAREMQQWIKARGAAFYFDGAVMVPPQLVGTEHSFILYSGENQEVFTQKVADVVKTLGSSQYTGEDVNSAATDDLAALSTMYGMFAGFFAGLGLVRKQVGTNGKVSPSVSKVVVPVMTAMVPYLSSIAETIDGNDWNNNLGNPLGMQVAGVRNILQACKEESVNGASLEAFVKTMQRTVDAKGGDVGVPAVALYHDE, from the coding sequence ATGTCTTCAGTCGCATTCGTGGGTATTGGCAATATGGGCGCTGCCCTCGCCGAAACACTTCTCAAAACCTCGTCACATAAGGTCACAATTTGGAACCGAACCGCCGATCGACCCCAAGTAAAAGCAGTTATCGAGGCCGGAGCGACCTTTGAGTCCAACATCGAGGCAGCCATCAATAGTGACGTTGTCATCATTTGCGTACTCGACTACGACACCATCTACCGCGCCCTGGAACCGATCCAGGCTTCTACGTCTGCGCTGTCTGAAAAGGTCATTATCAATCTCACAAATGGCACCCCAAGACAAGCTCGTGAAATGCAACAATGGATCAAAGCTCGCGGAGCAGCGTTCTACTTTGACGGGGCTGTCATGGTTCCACCACAGTTGGTTGGCACCGAGCACTCATTCATCTTGTACAGTGGAGAAAACCAAGAAGTCTTCACCCAGAAGGTGGCAGATGTTGTAAAGACGCTTGGTTCCTCCCAATACACAGGAGAAGACGTCAATTCAGCTGCCACAGACGACCTGGCTGCGCTGTCTACCATGTACGGAATGTTCGCCGGCTTTTTCGCAggtcttggccttgtcagAAAGCAAGTCGGCACGAATGGCAAGGTCAGCCCGTCTGTGAGTAAGGTTGTGGTGCCTGTCATGACAGCTATGGTGCCTTATTTGAGCAGTATCGCCGAGACTATTGACGGCAATGACTGGAACAACAATTTGGGCAATCCACTTGGTATGCAGGTTGCCGGAGTGAGAAACATTCTTCAGGCATGTAAAGAGGAGTCAGTCAATGGAGCTAGCTTGGAGGCGTTTGTGAAGACGATGCAGAGGACAGTCGACGCAAAAGGCGGCGACGTCGGAGTCCCTGCTGTTGCATTGTATCACGATGAGTAA
- a CDS encoding FAD dependent oxidoreductase (similar to Neosartorya fischeri NRRL 181 XP_001267099.1), with the protein MGSTTEPHVVNLPQLSCGDAATLSGDDLFTIVESWIRDFDEVLKAGNWNSLQLLIHQEAWMRDLLGLSWDFRTLSGQDKILQYFQQNLRSSGLQNLRLRSSGAFQPKLKQLPSVEWVEAMFDFQTAVGLGSGILRLVKEASDWKLFMISFMLQKLKTFDETTHFNRPHGGNNSLDETGNWQERRQRQTQFLDKDPAVVVIGAGQSGLDVGARLGQLGVSTLIVDKNDRIGDNWRNRYRTLVTHDPVQYTHMPYIPFPCSWPMFTPKDKLADWFEAYASLMELNVWMKTTIEAASFDDATGTWTLILRRGDGSTRTLHPRHIVFATGHSGEALVPSFPDQDKFKGTIYHTSAHNDASHHPEVAGKKVVVVGTGNSGHDICQNYYENGADVTMLQRSGTYVITAKKGVFMLHAGLYDETGPPTEDADIYGQSMPIPVAFNLSSLLTKSIATTDKNILEGLAKAGFELDFGPQGAGILRKYLTRGGGYYIDVGCSQLIADGKVKVRQSRDGIRAFEEDGLILADGTKLLAEIVVLATGYDNMRTSARKIFGNRVADRLYDVWDLNDEGELNAMWRYSGHPGFWYMGGNLALCRIYSLLLGLQIKACEEGLYVTPETGST; encoded by the exons ATGGGCAGCACGACTGAGCCGCATGTCGTCAATCTCCCGCAACTCTCGTGCGGGGACGCAGCAACGCTTTCAGGCGACGACCTCTTTACTATTGTTGAGTCATGGATCCGTGATTTTGACGAGGTATTGAAGGCTGGAAATTGGAACAGCTTACAATTGCTGATTCACCAAGAGGCGTGGATGCGTGATCTGCTTGGCTTGTCGTGGGATTTTCGAACCCTCAGCGGCCAGGACAAAATATTGCAATATTTCCAACAAAATCTCCGGTCTTCTGGTCTACAGAATCTTCGGCTACGGAGTTCAGGAGCCTTTCAACCCAAATTGAAGCAACTGCCCAGTGTGGAATGGGTTGAAGCTATGTTTGACTTTCAGACAGCCGTAGGGCTTGGCTCCGGTATACTTCGACTCGTAAAGGAAGCCTCTGATTGGAAATTGTTTATGATTAGTTTCATGTTGCAAAAGTTGAAGACATTTGATGAGACCACGCATTTTAATAGACCGCACGGAGGAAATAACTCCCTTGACGAGACGGGGAATTGGCAAGAACGACGTCAAAGACAGACACAGTTTTTGGATAAAGAccctgctgttgttgttattgGGGCGG GTCAGTCAGGATTAGATGTGGGCGCTCGACTTGGGCAACTAGGTGTATCGACTCTCATTGTTGACAAGAATGATCGAATCGGAGATAATTGGCGTAATAGGTACAGA accttggtTACACATGACCCCGTCCAATATACACACATGCCCTACATCCCTTTCCCATGCAGTTGGCCAATGTTCAcgcccaaggacaagctcgCAGATTGGTTTGAAGCATATGCGAGCCTGATGGAACTCAATGTCTGGATGAAGACAACAATTGAAGCTGCATCTTTTGACGACGCAACCGGAACATGGACTTTAATTCTTCGACGAGGAGACGGCTCTACAAGAACGTTACACCCACGACATATTGTCTTTGCCACCGGCCATTCCGGAGAGGCACTCGTCCCATCATTCCCCGATCAAGATAAGTTCAAAGGAACCATTTATCACACCAGCGCCCACAACGATGCAAGTCATCATCCGGAAGTGGCTGGTAAAAAggtcgttgttgttggtaCTGGCAACAGCGGCCACGACATTTGCCAAAACTACTACGAGAATGGCGCAGACGTGACCATGCTGCAACGAAGTGGAACATACGTAATTACAGCCAAAAAGGGCGTGTTTATGCTCCACGCTGGCCTTTACGATGAGACTGGGCCTCCAACTGAGGATGCAGATATCTATGGACAGAGTATGCCTATCCCCGTGGCCTTTAACCTGAGCTCACTTCTAACCAAGAGCATTGCAACTACGGATAAGAATATTCTGGAAGggctggccaaggcaggGTTTGAGCTAGATTTCGGTCCCCAAGGCGCTGGTATTCTGAGGAAGTATCTCACGCGGGGAGGTGGCTACTACATAGACGTGGGATGCAGTCAACTCATTGCcgatggcaaagtcaaagtccGACAGAGTCGCGATGGCATCAGGGCTttcgaagaagatggcttgATTCTGGCAGACGGAACAAAACTGCTAGCTGAAATAGTAGTCCTTGCTACTGGATATGACAACATGCGCACATCCGCCCGTAAGATTTTTGGCAACAGGGTTGCGGATCGGTTATATGATGTGTGGGATCTGAATGACGAAGGGGAATTGAATGCG ATGTGGCGATACAGCGGGCATCCCGGCTTTTGGTACATGGGCGGCAATTTGGCCCTGTGCCGGATTTACTCGCTGCTGTTGGGCCTGCAGATTAAAGCGTGCGAGGAAGGTCTGTATGTAACGCCTGAAACAGGATCAACATGA
- a CDS encoding siderochrome-iron transporter (Sit1) (similar to Neosartorya fischeri NRRL 181 XP_001261554.1), producing MDRPVATEKASDGHVSKHRGHGASNASPATAADAVRDIKSPGVARVEAIASVTTNWDRVFIFFGVFLVAYVYGLDGTLRYAYQPSATNSFGQHSLASTINVIRSVVSVGAQPTAAKIADVFGRVELICLSVFFYVLGTIIEAVSQNVDTFAGGSVLYQIGYTMIILLVEVIIADITSTRARLFFSYVPALPFIINTWVSGNISEAVLQHSSWQWGIGMWAIIFPVCSLPLIVSLMVVSRRAKRQGLLENYSSSFKQLGFKNLALELFWLLDVIGIILIVAILELVLVPFTLAGGESAKWKSAHIIAPIVVGVVCIPAFIFWELKAPHPLIPFANMKDRSVWAPMGIAIFLNFAFTMQSDFLWTVLIVAFDFSQSTATRVTSLYSFTSVIVGPILGLVVYKVRRLKVFVVAGTMLYMLAFGLLIHYRGSANSSARAGVIGAQVLLGVAGGMFPYTTQASLQVTLKHEHLAVMTGIYLATYNIGSALGNTISGAMWTQLLPSKLNENLNPINGTLGALAYSSPLTVAPMYPVGTPERTAMIDSYQYIQRLLTITGVCLCVPLIVFGLLLRNPKLNDEQTLAKDSDSETETEVDSRA from the coding sequence ATGGACCGCCCTGTTGCCACAGAGAAGGCCTCCGATGGTCACGTCTCCAAGCatcgtggacatggagcaagtAATGCATCGCCCGCCACCGCTGCCGATGCTGTTAGAGATATCAAATCACCTGGCGTTGCTCGTGTGGAGGCTATTGCTTCCGTGACGACAAATTGGGACAGggtcttcatctttttcGGCGTCTTTCTTGTCGCATACGTCTACGGCCTCGATGGCACTCTTCGCTATGCCTACCAACCCTCGGCGACAAACTCCTTCGGGCAACATTCTCTCGCCTCCACCATCAACGTCATTCGATCTGTTGTGTCGGTTGGCGCGCAACCCACTGCCGCCAAGATTGCCGATGTGTTTGGCCGCGTTGAGCTGATTTGCTTGTCCGTCTTCTTCTACGTCCTCGGCACCATCATCGAAGCCGTTTCCCAAAATGTCGATACCTTCGCTGGCGGCAGTGTACTCTACCAGATCGGCTACACCATGATCATTTTGCTGGTAGAGGTCATCATCGCCGATATAACATCCACTCGTGCTCGACTCTTTTTCAGCTACGTCCCTGCACTCCctttcatcatcaacacttGGGTTAGTGGCAACATTTCCGAGGCTGTGCTTCAACATAGTAGTTGGCAATGGGGTATTGGCATGTGGGCAATCATCTTTCCTGTGTGCTCCCTGCCTCTGATTGTGAGCTTGATGGTTGTTTCGCGCCGCGCAAAGCGTCAAGGCCTTTTGGAGAACTATTCATCCTCCTTCAAACAACTCGGGTTCAAGAACCTGGCACTCGAGTTGTTTTGGCTCCTGGATGTCATTGGTATCATTCTCATTGTTGCCATCCTTGAGCTGGTGTTGGTTCCCTTCACTCTTGCAGGCGGCGAAAGCGCCAAGTGGAAATCGGCTCACATCATTGCACCGATTGTCGTTGGTGTTGTCTGCATTCCCGCGTTTATCTTCTGGGAACTCAAGGCACCGCACCCGCTTATCCCgtttgccaacatgaaggATCGCTCTGTATGGGCGCCAATGGGAAttgccatcttcctcaattTTGCTTTTACCATGCAATCAGACTTCTTGTGGACCGTGCTGATTGTCGCGTTTGACTTCTCCCAAAGCACCGCGACCCGTGTTACTTCACTTTACAGCTTTACCAGTGTCATCGTCGGGCCCATCCTGGGTCTGGTTGTGTACAAGGTCCGCCGACTCAaagtcttcgtcgtcgctggtACCATGCTCTATATGCTTGCCTTCGGCCTCCTGATCCACTACCGAGGCTCTGCAAACAGCTCAGCTCGGGCCGGCGTCATTGGTGCCCAGGTTCTTCttggtgttgctggcggAATGTTTCCCTACACTACCCAAGCTTCATTGCAGGTCACGTTGAAGCACGAACACTTGGCAGTGATGACGGGCATCTATCTTGCGACATACAACATCGGATCTGCTCTGGGAAACACCATCTCTGGAGCCATGTGGACGCAGCTTCTGCCCTCAAAGCTAAACGAGAATTTGAATCCCATAAACGGCACTCTCGGTGCACTGGCCTACAGCTCGCCGCTCACTGTAGCACCCATGTACCCAGTGGGCACTCCGGAGCGTACGGCCATGATTGATTCCTACCAATACATTCAGAGACTCCTCACCATTACCGGGGTTTGCCTCTGTGTCCCCCTCATCGTCTTCGGGCTTTTGCTCCGCAACCCCAAACTCAACGACGAGCAAACTCTTGCAAAGGACTCAGACTCTGAGACGGAGACAGAGGTTGACTCCCGTGCATAA